The Streptomyces luteogriseus genome includes a window with the following:
- a CDS encoding alpha/beta hydrolase — protein MRKRAAALCGAAVMAGTFTAVPAEASAPGTGTTTTHAAKLSWKSCATEDHPTLQCASLKVPLDHRRPDGEKITLALSRVPHTARTFQGPLLVNPGGPGGSGLTLAGFVASSLPPKVAAQYDVIGFDPRGVGASKPALDCKPGHFGPVRPDSLPATPAIERANLARARSFAAACGKKYAHLLPYIDTAGAVRDMDAIRQALGAKKINYFGYSYGTYLGAVYAKFFPERVRRLVLDSVVDPTDVWYEANLNQDVAFNDRHRAFLAWVAEHDATYGLGTDPEKIEATWYAMRTALAKKPADGTVGASELEDTFIPGGYYNGYWPHLAEAFAAYVNDKDPGPLVQAYEDFGAVDASGDNGYSVYTSVQCRDADWARDWRRWREDNWAVYEKAPFMTWNNAWYNAPCAFWPTDSRRPVNVANGKLPPALLFQATGDAATPYEGGVTVHRLLARSSLVVEEGGGNHGITLSGNACLDRHLAAYLKDGTVPRGFGEADAVCEALPDPKPSAAGTASAKAGSAPSNGSALHGLLGFRR, from the coding sequence ATGAGAAAACGCGCAGCCGCGCTGTGCGGCGCCGCCGTCATGGCCGGGACCTTCACGGCCGTTCCCGCCGAGGCGAGCGCACCCGGCACCGGGACCACCACCACGCACGCCGCGAAGCTCTCCTGGAAGAGCTGCGCCACCGAGGACCACCCGACGCTGCAGTGCGCGTCCCTGAAGGTGCCGCTCGACCACCGCAGGCCGGACGGGGAGAAGATCACTCTCGCCCTGTCCCGCGTCCCGCACACCGCCCGGACCTTCCAGGGCCCGCTGCTCGTCAACCCCGGCGGTCCCGGCGGCAGCGGCCTGACGCTCGCCGGGTTCGTCGCGTCCTCGCTCCCCCCGAAGGTCGCGGCCCAGTACGACGTGATCGGCTTCGACCCGCGCGGCGTGGGAGCGAGCAAGCCCGCGCTGGACTGCAAGCCGGGCCACTTCGGCCCGGTCCGCCCGGACTCCCTGCCGGCCACGCCCGCGATCGAGCGGGCCAACCTCGCCCGCGCCAGGTCCTTCGCCGCCGCCTGCGGCAAGAAGTACGCGCACCTCCTGCCGTACATCGACACCGCCGGCGCCGTCCGCGACATGGACGCGATCCGGCAGGCCCTGGGCGCGAAGAAGATCAACTACTTCGGCTACTCGTACGGCACCTACCTGGGCGCCGTCTACGCCAAGTTCTTCCCCGAGCGGGTCCGGCGTCTGGTCCTGGACTCCGTCGTCGACCCGACGGACGTCTGGTACGAGGCCAATCTCAACCAGGACGTGGCCTTCAACGACCGCCACCGCGCCTTCCTGGCCTGGGTCGCCGAGCACGACGCCACGTACGGGCTGGGCACCGACCCGGAGAAGATCGAGGCCACGTGGTACGCGATGCGCACGGCCCTCGCGAAGAAGCCGGCGGACGGCACGGTGGGCGCCTCGGAACTGGAGGACACCTTCATCCCGGGCGGCTACTACAACGGCTACTGGCCGCACCTCGCCGAGGCGTTCGCGGCGTACGTGAACGACAAGGACCCCGGGCCGCTGGTCCAGGCGTACGAGGACTTCGGCGCGGTCGACGCCTCCGGCGACAACGGCTACAGCGTCTACACCTCGGTGCAGTGCCGGGACGCCGACTGGGCGCGCGACTGGCGGCGGTGGCGCGAGGACAACTGGGCGGTGTACGAGAAGGCCCCGTTCATGACCTGGAACAACGCCTGGTACAACGCGCCGTGCGCGTTCTGGCCGACGGATTCGCGGCGCCCGGTGAACGTGGCCAACGGCAAGCTGCCGCCGGCCCTGCTGTTCCAGGCGACCGGAGACGCGGCTACGCCCTACGAGGGCGGTGTCACCGTGCACCGTCTGCTGGCCCGCTCCAGCCTGGTGGTCGAGGAGGGCGGCGGCAACCACGGCATCACGCTGAGCGGGAACGCCTGCCTGGACCGGCACCTGGCGGCGTATCTGAAGGACGGCACCGTGCCGCGCGGGTTCGGCGAGGCGGACGCGGTGTGCGAGGCGCTGCCGGACCCGAAGCCCTCGGCGGCCGGAACGGCGTCGGCGAAGGCCGGGTCGGCACCGTCGAACGGCTCGGCGCTGCACGGCCTGCTCGGCTTCCGCCGCTGA
- a CDS encoding RidA family protein, whose translation MSELTRIPAPDGVAAAAQYSHVVLGTGRFVAIAGQLAIDERRRLVGEGDPAAQARQVFENLRRCLAAVGATFDDVVKLTYFVTDMAHMPAVRAARAEHIPDDRLPAASAVQVAALVRPEFLIEVEAFAVVAP comes from the coding sequence ATGAGTGAGCTGACGAGGATCCCCGCCCCCGACGGTGTCGCCGCCGCGGCCCAGTACAGCCATGTCGTCCTCGGCACCGGCCGTTTCGTGGCGATCGCCGGTCAGCTCGCGATCGACGAGCGCAGGCGGCTGGTCGGCGAGGGCGACCCGGCGGCGCAGGCGCGCCAGGTCTTCGAGAACCTCCGGCGCTGCCTGGCGGCCGTCGGCGCGACCTTCGACGACGTCGTCAAACTCACCTACTTCGTCACGGACATGGCCCATATGCCGGCCGTCCGCGCGGCCCGCGCCGAGCACATACCCGACGACCGGCTGCCGGCCGCTTCGGCGGTGCAGGTCGCCGCGCTGGTCCGGCCCGAGTTCCTGATCGAGGTCGAGGCGTTCGCGGTGGTCGCACCATGA